Part of the bacterium genome is shown below.
CGGGGTGACAATAGGAGCCGCCTCCGGCTACCTCGGCGGAAGGGTGGACGCGGCGCTGTCACGCATCGTGGACACGCTGATGGCCTTCCCGGTCCTGGTCCTGCTGATCACGCTCTCGGCCGTTCTGGGACCGAGTCTGGTCACGGTCGTGGTGATCATCGGGATCACCGGCTGGGCGCAGTACGCGCGGGTGGTGCGCGCCGACGTGCTGAGCCTGCGGGAGCGCGAGTACACCCTGGCGGCGCGCGCCGCCGGCGCCGGCGATGCCCGGATCATCTTCCGGCACATCCTGCCCAATGTCATGGGGCCGGTGATCGTGCTGGCCAGCCTTGGCATCGGGGGCATCATCATCCTGGAGTCGGCGCTCTCGTTCCTGGGGCTGGGCGTGCAGCCTCCGACCGCCTCGTGGGGAGGCATGCTCTCCGACGGCCGGGCCTTCATCCTCATCTACCCGCAGATCGCCATCGCGCCGGGAGTGATGATCTCGCTGACGGTGCTGGCCTTCAACCTTCTGGGCGACGGGCTGCGCGACGCCCTGGACCCCCGTCAGCACGACGCTTCGCTGGGCCGATAGACCGCGTCCTGCTCGAGCGGGTAGATCGGCCGGCGCACGTTTTGGAACGCGAAGTGCGCCAGGTTCGACGAGCACAGCCCCGGCGGGTCGGTGGTGATGATGCGCGCGGCCAGCTCCTCGTAGCCGGCCCGGAAGTGCGCGCTGGACTTCAATCCCACGATCCGGCAGTTCCGCACGTCGATCCCGTGGAGGAGAAACGGCCCGGGATCGAGTACCTGGCCGCGCCTGCTGGCTACGATAACGTCCAGCCCGCCGCAGGTCAGGCGGGCCGTCTTTCCATAGTCCGCCTGCACTCCGCGCGCCAGGGCGGTTAGCATATACTTTCCGTCGGCCAGGCTCTTAACGTAAGCCTCCAGGTCGAGCGGGTCCCCGTGCAGCCGGTCGTGCCTGCCGCCCAGGCGCACCCGGAGCGTGGCGCCGACACCGGCCTGATGCGCGGCCTCGGCGACCTCTGGATCGTAGAGCATCCCAAACGCGCTCTCGGCAACGCAGGCCTCCAGCATCGCCCGCAGCAGGTGCGTGCCGTCGCCCGGGGCCCCGCCGCCGGGGTTGTCGCTGGTCTCGTTGATCACCACCGGAGTGCGGTCCGCGGCCAGGGCCTCGGCCACCGCCTCAGCGGGCAGTGGGTAGTGACGCACGAACTCCTCGCGGCGGGCCCATGTCTCCTGAGCGACCGCTCGGGCCGCACGCCGGGCCAGTTCTGGGTCGCGCTCGGCTACCGCCACCACGGTGACGCCGGCCTCTGGGATGTCGCTGTAGGGGAAGCCGTGCATGAGCGCGCAGGCGATCATCCCGGGCTCCGCCTCCCAGCGGTGGCACAGCGCGTTGATGGACCGCACGGGCTCCAGGCCCGCCGGCGCAGGAGCGGCCAGCAGCGGCAGCACCTCGACGACCGTAACAGGATGGATCTCTCTGCGCAGGACCCGCACCAGGAACTCCACCGCATCCTGTCCGCGCTCGTACATGTCCGTGTGGGGGTACTCGTGCACGCTGAACAGACCCGTGGCCAACTCCGCCATCCTGGGGGTGGTGTTGCCGTGGAGGTCCAAGGTAACCGCGATGGGCATCTGAGGCCCCACGACCTCCCGGACCGCCTCCAGCACCGCGCTCTCCAGGTCGGAGATCCCCTCAGCCACACCGGCGCCGTGCAGGGCAAGGCAGACGCCGTCCAGCGGCATCGCCTGCCGGATTCCGCCGAGCAGCTCACTGAGCATCGCATCGTAGGCCTCGCGGGTGATTATCCCCCAGGGATTGGTGCTGGCCGCGAAGGTCGGGACCGGCACGGCGCCCAACCGTTCTGCGGCTTCCTGCATCCCGCACAGGAAGGTGCGTGTGTCGCGGAAGCGCTGCGTGATCTCCTCGCCGCGGGCCCACAGGTACTTCTGGAACATCTCCAGGGTGGTGGGCGGGCAGAAGGTGTTGGTCTCGTGGCTGATCTCTCCTATGGCT
Proteins encoded:
- a CDS encoding ABC transporter permease; amino-acid sequence: MIQREAVTPKPYRRSEFTRAWRRFRRYRPGLFGLCFILALVIMAVVPDLLSPHSHTYIFRGMRGAPPSWSHPLGFDHIGRDMLSRTIWGSRVALIVGLLATGISVAVGVTIGAASGYLGGRVDAALSRIVDTLMAFPVLVLLITLSAVLGPSLVTVVVIIGITGWAQYARVVRADVLSLREREYTLAARAAGAGDARIIFRHILPNVMGPVIVLASLGIGGIIILESALSFLGLGVQPPTASWGGMLSDGRAFILIYPQIAIAPGVMISLTVLAFNLLGDGLRDALDPRQHDASLGR
- a CDS encoding M81 family metallopeptidase, whose product is MYRIAIGEISHETNTFCPPTTLEMFQKYLWARGEEITQRFRDTRTFLCGMQEAAERLGAVPVPTFAASTNPWGIITREAYDAMLSELLGGIRQAMPLDGVCLALHGAGVAEGISDLESAVLEAVREVVGPQMPIAVTLDLHGNTTPRMAELATGLFSVHEYPHTDMYERGQDAVEFLVRVLRREIHPVTVVEVLPLLAAPAPAGLEPVRSINALCHRWEAEPGMIACALMHGFPYSDIPEAGVTVVAVAERDPELARRAARAVAQETWARREEFVRHYPLPAEAVAEALAADRTPVVINETSDNPGGGAPGDGTHLLRAMLEACVAESAFGMLYDPEVAEAAHQAGVGATLRVRLGGRHDRLHGDPLDLEAYVKSLADGKYMLTALARGVQADYGKTARLTCGGLDVIVASRRGQVLDPGPFLLHGIDVRNCRIVGLKSSAHFRAGYEELAARIITTDPPGLCSSNLAHFAFQNVRRPIYPLEQDAVYRPSEASC